In Myripristis murdjan chromosome 18, fMyrMur1.1, whole genome shotgun sequence, the sequence tgaaaaagcaacatgagaaacacatgtgttccaaaaccacatgtggtttcctgttgttttcacatgtcaGAATTCTAGTTCAGAGGCCAGTCACATGTGGAAAAGCTAATTCCACTTGACTTTACGTGGccaattttctttttacatgtaaaaactgtaaatcacatgtgaaaagaaaatcacacgtgaaaagttcaagttcacatgtgacattgttttcttttctcttttgaaaatgttagttcacatgtgaatattgccaatcacatgtgaaaatggcagATTCCACGTGAAATataaattttcacatgtgaaaaggcctatttcacatgtgacatttttgtacGGGGTGATGGTAAACCTGCtcaaaaaatgtggattttcaGCATTATTTTTGAGTACTGTTTTCATCATCTGCCAAATTTTGAGAGATCCTTAAAGTCAATAACTATAATAAAATAGCAATTTAGGAGCTGTATTTTCTACATTAATCATTTCCAGCAGGGCATGGGTGTGCTTCAGTTCCCCATATACCACAACCACGACCACGACCAACCAACTTTtcctgcaaagtgaaaattttctGCTTGTTAGAGCTGAAAGAGCTGCTTCTCTTATTAGCGCTGCAACTGTAAGTTAGGACATATTTTCATAGCTAACGTTGCTGTAGGGCTATATTGCCAATAACTTgcactttggaggcttgtagcAGGAGAGTTGATGTGACTGTGTTCCAACTGGATCACCCTCACTCTCGAAGGCAACTTTTAATCTCCTGACCATTTAACTGAGGTAAAAAGCAACCAAACAGTCCACTCTCTTCAAAGACAGGACCTCAGATTCTCTGTTGTTTCCGCCTCTCATCCTTTTGGTGCTTAGCCTATGTTTACTGCTTTTTAAGAAGTGTATATTTATGTGAGGCTCTTTGaccattttaataaaaaattatatattttggCTCACCATCCCTCTAAAACAGCAATGTCATCACACTCTGATAAGGCTGATTATGTAACCGCGGGGCAGAAGTACATTTTTGGGCATTAGACAGAATGGAAGTTGTAACAGGAGGTAGTGGTGGCGTTACTTACCACACCCCATGACGAGGACATGGAGAAACCCCATGATAAATCAGCAGGGCAGGGCTGACCAGGGATCAATATGTTGTTAACAGTATGACTTTGTACTCTGTCTGCATGTTGACCTGTGTGCTGGCTGAATACGCTGTAAATGGGATAAAGGCAGGGCCTCGGCTGTCCATCACACTCATCATCATTACTCACAGGCTACCACCCTGGAAATCGGCTGTAAAAGTTCTGATAAACCACACTGTCATAAATTCTTAGAGGTACAGAGGTCTGACATGAACCCAAAAATAGGACTGGAAATGCCCAAGTTTTTGATTAAGCATTGTGtctaaaaacacttttttgtgtCTTACTTCATCTTATCGTGAACCTTTTTTTAAGGCAACTGTTTTCACCCGTCAGGAGGCACAGATAAGGCTTGGCCAGGGAGCAGTAATGGAAACCAGCAGCTTTATGACCCAAGGGGCCTTGGTGATAATGATGCAGAGAGcctgtcatttgtttttccttccaaGCTTTATGGTcgcattcatgtgtgtgagagatgtcCCTGAGCAGCGCCAGCCACACACTGTCCCATCTCCTCCCAACCGCTATAATTCACTGATAAGGCTATCaaatcatacatacacacacacacacacacagtgctgcataGCCACTAATCAGTGTCCATAGTGACTCTGTTGCTCTGATGAAAGGAAGAGATACTGTAGGATGTTCTCATGATGGATTTAAAAAATGGCTGGATGTGCCAACACTAAAAACAAGATGGCGAACACTCATCGAGACACAAAGCACCTCAACAAATTGGtggcggatttttttttttagaccgTTTCAGTATCCATGATGAAATTGTGCAGACAAGTTCCGGTCCAAAACAGCTTGTAAAATAACAACGTGAACCTCATTTACATTAAAACACACGAAAAAATGAATTTAGCAGAGTGTCATCTGCCAGGTTCCTGGaagctgtgacaaatgaaaaactcTCCTTTAGTTGATTTAACTAATACTGCAATGCTACCTGGGCTTTTGCATTTGCCTCCATTAGATCTGTACTTTAATCCAATCTATTTTAAAATTTAGTTTCTCTGATGTTGTTGGTCCTgagtttgaaataaaaaaaaattatatttaagcTTTATTTGACCAGGTAGGTTTCACTGACATTAAACTGAGACCCAGGAAGACATAGGTAAATAAGAGTCAAATGAGAGTCATCACTGCAACAATGCAGGCCAGTGACAACCAGCAAAAGCACACAAGCAGTACACAAGTAATAGGCATCAACAGTTAACAACATACATGCtacagtgtaaaataaaattaaacaagtGCACGGCGATTTGGTGTGCTATGTTCTGCAGAAGCAAAGACAACGTCTGGTTGTTTCCAGGTTTGTCATTAATGGTGTGAATTCACCAAAAGTAACCGAATTCTCCAGCTGCAATGTGATTGGGCAAATCATAGAGCAAAGTGTTGGGATTAATATGGTTTGCACCTTTATTACAAGAGTGATCATGAGTCCACAGTTCAAAAAATAACTTTGGGCTGCACACCAAATCCATATTTATGGCTCATGAGCAGACATTCACACGAGGGAGTCATAAAGGTGTGGGTCTGTCCTTATCTCCTGTAACTCCACCTATATGACCTCCACCTTATAAAGCCTCAGCTACATATTAGGGCTGACACACTCTTTTGCCTCATTTGCAGCTCATGGAAAGTGCCATCTCTCATTCGTGACATCTTCCAACAACCGGCAATTTGATGTTTTTCGCATTTCTCTGAACCCGTTTGAAGAAGAAGCAGATTTGTTTTTAGGAGCGGGAAGACGCAGAGAATTTAGGATCTGACTTTAACCCTTCgctcagcttttgtttttgaaacTCTTCTTGTTTTATTGCACAACTCTAGCAATCATGTGTACGGGAAAGTGCTCCAAGTTCATCGCCATCTCTCTCTATGTGTTGGCGGCTGTGTCCGTCATCTGCAACATCATACTCTTCTTCCCGGACTTTGAAACCAAGTATGCAGCTGCGGACAGGGATGGAAAACCCCGGATCACAGAGGAGGTTAAATATATGGGAGGTCTCGTTGGCGGAGGAATCATGGTGAGTATCTTTCATACTGTATGTTTGGGTTTTCTTTGTTCGATTCACTTAAGGGTTCACTGGACGGGCACTAATGCGGCCAAAGTTAGGAGTTAAAGCGAAATGTACTTaaggtagagtgttgggttgtatagttcctTGGGTGTTAcaagtccacatggtggtgaaatctcctcattagctgctctgtgctgcactGAACTGATAATCTacaacactggatttgtgtGTCTCAACTCACTTCCATAGCAGCATATcagctcccaaaataatacatttagCACATTAACAAACTCGAACAAaatggattatgccaatatttacaaaaaaaagaaaaaaaaaaaacaagttctggCTCCCATTTTTGAGTTAATTCAACATCTCTATTCTTgctattttcctgttttaaatcggaaagtagatccggcagttGGTGCCTGCAGGAAACTTCTTCATCGTATCCCtgtgccaggaagaaatgacctcATAGCGCTTTTACAAGTAATTCACAAAAAACTGACAAGAAAAATGGgaaccaggacttgttgttttttatattggtgTAATCcactcagtttgtttttgtttgtgtttgtttagaattattttgggagctgttgtGCTTTATTCCATTTTAGTTGGATGTAGATGTACAGTTTCTCACATAAAATGTCAAATACTGAGATTCAACTGAACTCTCATGTTGGTTGTACCCTCCAATTTTTCcttatttactcatttttttctcctgtcccatgtttcctctttcttcctcttttttctttaatactTTCAATCCTTTTTCCATGGCCTCTTCCCGTCTCTGTCTCCAGGTCCTTGTTCCTGCCATCCACATCCATCTGACCAGCGCTAAAGGCTGCTGCGCCAACCGCTGTGGGGTGAGTGCGAACGGCGTTTGTCTTTTTGTTACCAACCGAAAGGTTTGTGATCTGTTGTCGCTGTGGGAAATATTTTTTGGAGCGTCCTCTTTTGTAGAATGGGAACTGCCAGCGGAAAACTCATTTGAATTTTCCCTCTGCTGGAGACATGAATGCAATGCCTTTTCATGAGAACTGGCCTTTAACTAAAATACACGGAGCCAAGAGTCAGTCAGTGAAGTGACTCCCATCCATTTGCATTCTCGGAAAGAAACGTAATATCTGCAGATTGtatccaatttatttatttatttatttattttaacaaatcatatttttattttacaacgTGACTTATTTGACATTCCAGCTCTAACTCTAAAATACTAACATATGTTGCTTGGTGAAGCCAGTTGTCCTCCAGTGGATTAAATGaatatatttgcattttgagCGAGAGTTCTTCTTCACTGAGATTATTcagctttgttttcagctgcacCTTGACGGATACCAGTGTGAATGCTGTGCTCAGTCCATCAACATAAGATGTGTCCCACGCAGTTcaaaacaggaggagagggaactTTAGGGATTCTGTTCTTAATTATTTTACTGGACgagccataccagtgattttgcatgtttaatgtaatacctacaaaatgtataaattcaGTGTTTCTACTAATCTTCCCCAAAGCAAACAgccatattttagaactctgatattttcctcctttttattcatccattggtttccattcattccactatgatatgaaaatgaacttttagaCTTCAAatttttttcacaccagtattccatcaccatgataaagttgtccacattggttttcctaaaagcagcagtgctgttgtgtttttggtgaCTTGACATTAGGCAGAGTGAAATGGTCCATCCACCAGGACAAAGATATAGTTAGTTGTTAGCCACAGACGCAGAACATTATAACGTGTGTTTTTCAAccacaaattaatatttaaaaatgaggggatgttttgattatatgttgtgaaacctTTAGATGCATGATtcgcaaaatggtttgttgcaatgtaaaatgttggtCAATATAAATGGGCCAagtattcaaaatcactggtatgctcctttaaaaaaaatcaaaatgtaaaatacattaGACATGATGTACTAAAATAAGCACAACttcaaaaatacttaaaaaaattgCATGTTCACAAAAAGTCCTGCATTGCAGTACCGGGTGTCAGTGTGATGTTCACTCTGCCTCTGACTCAGCTGTGTCTGTTCTCCACAGATGTTCCTGTCCATTGGCTTTGCAGCAGCTGGTGTGGTGGGGGCGCTGTACAGCCTGAGCACAGCTGCCCTGGGCCTGGCCAATGGGCCCACGTGCTATTGGAGAAACTGGCAGAACCCTCTCCCAGACTGGGGGACACCTTTCCGGAACAGGTGAGACAATATGTGGACTTTACTGCACAGACATTAtgcttttttatgcttttatgggTCTTTGATTTAGTTTTGAAATCAAAACACTGCGTTGCATCGTTGTATTGTTTGACTTGACTATCTCTCATCTGCAATCACATGTAATCCCCATTCCTGTCCTTCTTCCTCAGCAATGGGAGCTACCTGAGTGACAGAGACATGTGGAAATGGTGTAAAGAGCCAGAGAACGTGGTGGAGTTCAACGTGGCTCTCTTCTCCACTCTGCTGGTGGCTGCCAGCGTGGAGCTCATCCTCTGCCTCATCCAAATGGTCAACGGGCTCTTTGGATGCCTCTGTGGTACCTGCGCTGGCAAAGAGGTGAGGCCACAGCTGCTTAACGCCACCTTCAGAATCAGCAGACTGGAGTAACGCCATAACACCAACCTGAAAAAGCTGCTCCCCAGCTCTGTATttggggggttagggttagggttactgtgtgtttatgatGCTAAAGTCACCTCAGCTACCCCACCCTCATACAGTTTGTTTCTCTCAGCATGCTGTCAGAATTGTCCACATTTGAGTGGTTATTTTGGCTTGTTGGTGAAGGTTGGCCTTAGGCATAATTTGGTTCTGGCTGtcattagggaaaggctgtaagTGAGTGAATGCAAATCAATTAAAACTTCCATCACCATgctgggataaaaaaaaaaaaaaaaaaaaacttgacatcTTCATTAGACCCACCTGGTCAAAAATTTCAGTGACTGTCTATGGCAAGCATCTCGAACCACGTTTGGTATTTTGTCATCTGACTACACAATCCAgacaaataaaatcataatCTTGAAAAACATCCCAGATCTCGTCTTGAGAATGAGGTTATTTCTGCCTCCTGGAAATGCTTGTACACCTAAAATTCCAACCTCTTCATAATCAGCAAAGTTATTGAAATGAATGGAGGAGTGAGGGGAGAGTGAGTTCAACAAAGGGAGTGAAGGAGAGGGTGTGTGAGTGACTAACCtcagtctttctttctcctctgacCAGTCGGCCTAAGTTCATCCACAACAATACACCATGACCacttgaagaagaagaaatgactGAGCCTTACATCAGCACCATCATCAACAATGATatcttcatcgtcatcatcatcactgtcatgcCCCGTCATCAGGAGGTGATGGGACCGAGGCTGAGAGTGGACACGTTTGTCTTAGCACACATTATTACACACGATTTATTTTAGAGAAAATCTCATTCTGTCCTAAATGAAACCTAAGCCATCCCTTATTATCACTTTGTATCTTAAATCATTGTTATTTATCATGCTTTATTATTTCTTCAAGAGGAATGAATGGTTTTTAGGGATCAATGGTCATTTCATAACCATTTTAATTGGCCTCATTTGGCCTTTATAGCCTATTTAAGCATATTATATTATGGCAATTCAAGCCCAGTATGATGTCAGGTTCTTATAAGTACACTGTAGATATGACCATCTATGTGCTGAAAATATTTGCATCTGTAAATTTGTATGTTTTACCGTATTTTGTAATAAAGAACTGAACAAGAAAGCACTTAAGAGTTTATCTGTTGCTGGTGGTAAAATGTTTCCGCTtctgaatttcttttttcttttcttttttcctgaattTAATGAGctggaatgaaatgaaatttctACCCAGTTTACCAATATTTTGCTGTTATTATattagtagattttttttttttcagagaaaatgtcaaataaataaataaatcataatacaATTctagtggtggaaaaagtacaCAAATAGTTCTGTAAAAGTAGTACTACTGTAGTGGGGGGacaaatgaaattcaaaatCTTGCATCCAAAATTTTACTCAAAAGTATAGAAGTATTGTTAAAGTAAGGAGTCATAAATAAAAGTGGCCTGCTTGCTGTCACTGAAGAACTGTCCCTTATGCATTGTCCTGTTTCAGTGTTGCAGCTATGACTGCTGCCTAGTTTAAACTccaattacagtttttttcaatcactttttttcagtataatgaaactgggatccactttgtcatcatcttcacctccaaaccacagcagaagtttttcttttgcaaatgtgttcatactttttcattggattcacacatttttcacgctcttttgcacaacacttcttacatgtgtcatttccatggccctgactccattgacttcactgtggtagtcaaaagcaaaacatctgctcacagctgatagaaatgtcCTGTATCAtggtgaaatcactagtgcacctgcatcactaccctttccacaaatcaccattcaccaatcaatcagtatgtacctacaaaaaaggggcctacaaattgttttctgtacaactgttcttttttttttttttttttttttttttttttttactcctgtgagtttttctgtgtaatgctgtatgtgaattacagtatttcagtttttgccatcaatacagtaaaatttcacttcaaagtctttctgagtttggatgcagttctttactgtaagttcacatttgaatgtgtagctcacaggagaaccttgttcaaactgacagctgtattttgtattctgttgtcaacttgttacagtacagtagagctgattgaaggaatctactcatttgggcagaagttgagttgtttgagggaaatattggcttttgctacttgctttacaatatgtaactatgtaaattgtcaaaaaaaatatgactgcaatacacacaggaaaaagtaaggttgaaactgctcagactgaaaagggtatatgttgcattttggtgttgagtatgaagtgagtgagcggCTGGATTAATtcgcttgactgcaagttgtattgtgCGGTGACAAAATGCGCTTTTGcggcatgtttgaaatgttttgtcatggtaagagcctttttcaaacaaaatgtgttattttgggaagagtgtctgtcattaggcctatgtattagCTGTTTTGATACAATGATTtttgagttgacagaggaggtaaagcgaaaAATAACTGTAATACATGTAGAGAAACAGTTGTACAAGATGTGTTTTGGTGAAAGACGTTTGTGGGAACAGGTGGAACCACGTATCAACATTAATGCAAGAGGcattttttactgaaataagCATTGGAATTAATTGAGAATTAattggtaattttttttcacaaaatcaaTAGTACCTATAAGTACATGTCAACAGGCTGTCCTGAGTGCTTGAGTCTGAAACTTTGTTCTGTTGTTGCCCATATATTTAAATCcatgacaaacaaaatatagtgaatattgaatgaatgaatgaggatgcCATTCGGAAatcagacaaagacagaacCAAACATGCACAGTGACAGGTTTCACGGAATTGTCACAACAGAATGTGTTTGTCATGTCACAAAGACTCTCTGTTTACGTAAAACTCTGCAGTACTGCAGTGGTCTCATTTCGTCTGAGCGTTTGAGCAGTGAACAGCAGCTTTGAGCTTTCCGCAAGAATTGCACATGACTTTACAAAACTAATTGATACAACTTGCACTTTATACAACTCACACAGAGTCATAGAATATAATCTCCTTAGCCAGGATGCAGGCTCTGCTCCAGGCCAAAGAACAGGAGATTTACTCCCTGAGATACAGActcagagatgaagaggagaagaggaggaaggacgTAGCCTGGTGGTCCTCGCAGCTCAAGGAAAAGGACAAGAAGCTGCAGGTCCTCCGCAAAGCTCTGagcgagacagacagcagagaaaaggcctccagaaaggacaaggagagatgggggagagagcGGGAAGACCcggaggagaagatgaagatAGCGGTGGACTATAGATTCACTGACCTCAACAAGAAGGCTACCGAGATCAACCTGCTTCGCCAGAGCattgaggaggagaaacagcatATTAAAGAGGCCctgaaggaaaaggaggagctTGACAAACAAGTCAAAGAGCAGAACAGCACGATTGACTCTCTGACCAAGGAGACTGAGAAATTGTCATCCACCATCATGGCTCTGCAGGCTGAGTCTGCCTCTAAGCAGGAGGAGTTTGACAAGACTCTGAGGCAGGCAGAGGACAGGGCAATAGAGACCTgccaggaaaacaaaaaggtCCTCAACTGCCTCACTGAGTCAATTGAACATCTGAGAGAGCAACAGAAGCACTGGGCcgagcagaagctgcagctggaggcccAGATGGCAGAGGAGCGTGAGTcctggagggaagagagagagaaactgcagGCCAAACTCAAACAGGCAGAAGAAACCTGTGCAGCCAGACTGGCAGAGAAGGAGGCAGTAGCCTGCTCCCTCTGTCAGAACACAGAGTCTGCTGCAAAAGAGAGGGCAGAGATGGCCGCCACCATTGCCAATCTGTCCACTCAGACCCTTGGAGCAGCTACTGACatggcagaggcagagcagcatCAGACAGAAGCTGAGAGCCCAGAGAAAAGCAGCCAGATTGAAGACCACGCTGCAGCCACCAAGGTACCAAGTGCAGATTTATttctactgtatttatttttctagccaacaaaacaacagagttTCTCACTAAAtgaattcttctttttctttttcagaggCGCAAAGGATGGAAAGGATGGTTCAGACTCAACATAttcaggaagaagaagaacactGGAAAGGCACTGAGCGAGGATAATTAAGTGTGCAGGGCCCGGGCTGCTTTGTATGGAGAGACATCAGTGCCAGCAGCAAAAAATCTGCTGGCACTGATGTCTCTCCATACATCTGAAAACAAACCAATGAGCCagcagccagcaaacctcctccattcgacaaacctcctccagccagtaAAAATTCTCCAaccagcaaacctcctccagccagcaagcCTCCTTCAACTGAcacacctcctccagccagcaagcCTCCTTCAACTGAcacacctcctccagccagtAAAAATTCTCCAaccagcaaacctcctccagccagcaagcCTCCTTCAACCGAcacacctcctccagccagtAAAAATTTTTCAACCAGCAAACTTCCTTCAACCAGaacacctcctccagccagcaagcCTCTTtcaaccggcaaacctccaccagctggcaaacctcctccagccagcaagcCTCCTtcaaccggcaaacctccaccagccggcaaacctcctccagccagcaagcctccttcaactggcaaacctccttcagccagcaaacctcctccagccagcaagcCTCCGtcaaccggcaaacctcctccagccagcaaacctccgtcaaccggcaaacctcctccagccggcaaaactcctccagccagcaagcCTCCTTCAtctggcaaacctcctccagccagcaagcttccttcaactggcaaacctcctccagccggcaaacctcctccagccagcaaacctcctctaaccggcaaacctccaccaggcggcaaacctcctccagccagcaaacctccaccagctggcacACCTCCTCCAAACGGCAAACTTCTTCCAGCTGGCAAatctcctccaaccggcaaaccttcaccagccagCAAACCTTCTCCAaccagcaaacctcctccagctggtAAACAttcaccagccggcaaaccttcaccagccggcaaacatccttcaaccggcaaacctcctccagccagcaaaccttcaccagccggcaaacATCCTTCAaccagcaaacctcctccagctgaaaacctcctccagccagcaaactTACTCAAACCGGCAAACCTTCAACAGCtcgcaaacctcctccagccggcaaacctcctccaaccagcaaaccttcaccagctggcaaacctcctccagccggcaAAACTTCACCAGCCGGCAAGCGTCCTTCAAacagcaaacctccaccagctggtaaacctcctccagccggcaaaccttcaccagccagcaaacctccgtcaactggcaaacctcctccaaccggcaaaaCTTCACCAGCCGGCAAGCGTCCTTCAaccagcaaacctcctccagctggtaaacctcctccagccggcaaacctcctccagccagcaaacctccgtcaaccggcaaacctcctccaaccggcaaaccttcaccagccggcaaacctcctccaaccagGAAACCTCCTCCAGTTGGtaaacctcctccagccggcaaaccttcaccagccggcaaacatccttcaaccggcaaacctcctccaaccagcaaaccttcaccagccggcaaacatccttcaaccggcaaacctcctccaaccggcaaaccttcaccagccggcaaacctcctccagccagcaaacctccgtcaaccagcaaacctcctccaaccggcaaaccttcaccagccggcaaacctcctccagccagcaaaccttcaccagccggCAAATATCCTTCAaccagcaaacctcctccagctgcaaacctcctccagccagcaaactTACTCCAACCAGCAAACCTTCACCcgccggcaaacctcctccagctggcaaaacttcaccagccggcaaacATCCTTCAACCGGCAAACTTTCACCCACCGgaaaacctcctccagccggcaAAACTTCACCAGCCAGCAAGTGTCCTTCATCCAGaaaacctcctccagctggtaaacctcctccagctggcaaacttcctccagccagcaaacctccatcaaccggcaaacctcctccaaccggcaaaccttcaccagccggcaaacctcctccagccggcaaaccttcaccagccggCAAATATCCTTCAaccagcaaacctcctccagctgcaaacctcctccagccagcaaacttactccaactggcaaaccttcacccgccggcaaacctcctccagctggcAAAACTTCACCAGCCGGCAAGCGTCCttcaactggcaaacctcctccagccagcaaacctccgtcaaccggcaaacctccaccagccggcaaacctcctccaaccagcaaacctcctccagctggtAAACCTCCTCCGGccggcaaaccttcaccagctGGCAAACATCCTtcaaccggcaaacctcctccagctgcaAACCTCCGTCAACCAGCAAACCTACTCCAATCGGCAAACATCTttcaactggcaaacctcctcccACCGGCAAACCACCTCCAGCCGGCAAGCATCCTCCAACTGGCAAATCTCCTCCAGCCGGCAAACActctccagccagcaaacctctgtcaaccggcaaacctccaaCCGGTATACCTTCACCAGCTGGCAAACTGTGACACGTAGCAGGCACACCGACTGCACATGCTCCACCAGCAAGACACTGCAGTGTGTTAATATGTCCTGTTTCTtgcttcattatttttttcttgtgatgtATTTAATGTCAAA encodes:
- the tm4sf21b gene encoding transmembrane 4 L6 family member 5 — protein: MCTGKCSKFIAISLYVLAAVSVICNIILFFPDFETKYAAADRDGKPRITEEVKYMGGLVGGGIMVLVPAIHIHLTSAKGCCANRCGMFLSIGFAAAGVVGALYSLSTAALGLANGPTCYWRNWQNPLPDWGTPFRNSNGSYLSDRDMWKWCKEPENVVEFNVALFSTLLVAASVELILCLIQMVNGLFGCLCGTCAGKEVRPQLLNATFRISRLE